From a single Oreochromis niloticus isolate F11D_XX linkage group LG3, O_niloticus_UMD_NMBU, whole genome shotgun sequence genomic region:
- the LOC109198769 gene encoding sterile alpha motif domain-containing protein 3-like: MSETSSVSCGTSCSSGSQDTVILSSPEHLSQRLQRWPTSFSVPRFAYDTELLLASGNEAFKKDGTKLNFIPVLPDILEKLAETIFQYVAYPTSAQLADVAEALVRQHPCLKEPGSYNGCYGWQQRLKYKMGNYRSKLRGLGCLELDVNSLKRKQAHEKTPSKNLKKPRKAEVNYLPPNPQGETEESLEKERLQLLDEVKKRNNYRIISEKMAKTFSSRRQEVVNLAPPVSDFKSRWPALFDATQINDEFQRITTVNLETTFMAKLDQYSARIMSLASSKAGAAKIKIERIRNMLQESSVEIKREVAIRCLMVYLKEKEEDLFREQLDGEEQFPEEVVKIVVTRRAAVSLPAIAKIVIEGTAVLEDLDVPRACALMMGLIYALNLSYPKQVKNTLEVFQKVFLELDGLKASPRVMSLKCKLLL, translated from the exons ATGTCAGAGACTTCCAGTGTGTCCTGTGGCACCAGTTGCTCATCTGGATCTCAGGATACAGTAATTCTTTCCTCACCTGAACATCTGAGTCAGCGTTTACAGCGCTGGCCTACCAGTTTTTCTGTTCCTCGCTTTGCTTATGACACTGAGCTTTTACTTGCTTCAGGAAATGAAGCTTTCAAAAAGGATGGAACTAAACTCAACTTTATTCCAGTTCTTCCAGATATCCTTGAGAAATTGGCTGAAACGATCTTTCAGTATGTTGCCTACCCAACATCTGCACAGTTAGCAGATGTAGCTGAAGCACTTGTTCGACAGCATCCATGCCTTAAAGAACCAGGATCCTATAATGGATGCTATGGATGGCAACAAagactaaaatataaaatggGCAATTACAGAAGTAAACTCAGAGGGCTTGGGTGCCTTGAGCTGGATGTGAACTCTCtcaaaagaaagcaagcacATGAGAAGACACCTTCAAAGAATCTTAAAAAGCCAAGAAAGGCTGAGGTGAACTATTTGCCACCTAACCCACAAGGAGAAACAGAGGAAAGTTTGGAAAAGGAAAGATTGCAACTTCTTGATGAAGTGAAGAAGAGGAACAACTATCGGATCATCAGTGAAAAAATGGCCAAAACATTCTCGAGTCGCAGACAGGAAGTTGTTAATCTGGCACCACCTGTCAGTGACTTCAAAAGTAGATGGCCTGCACTTTTTGATGCAACACAG ataaatgACGAGTTCCAAAGGATCACCACTGTTAACTTGGAAACAACATTCATGGCAAAACTGGACCAGTATTCCGCAAGAATAATGTCCCTGGCCTCTTCAAAAGCAGGTGCTGCAAAAATTAAGATCGAGCGCATCAGGAACATGCTGCAAGAG AGTTCGGTGGAAATAAAGAGAGAGGTCGCAATCCGTTGCCTGATGGTGTAtctgaaagagaaagaagaggatctCTTCAGAGAACAGCTG GATGGTGAAGAACAGTTCCCAGAAGAAGTGGTAAAGATTGTAGTCACCAGACGTGCAGCAGTGTCTCTCCCAGCCATCGCTAAAATTGTGATTGAAGGAACAGCAGTCCTGGAAGACCTTGATGTGCCCAGAGCGTGTGCCTTAATGATGGGGCTTATATACGCTCTCAATCTGAGCTACCCAAAACAAGTAAAGAACACTCTAGAGGTATTCCAGAAGGTATTTCTGGAACTTGATGGGCTTAAAGCCAGTCCACGGGTAATGTCTCTTAAGTGCAAACTTCTGTTGTGA